The following are encoded together in the Lathyrus oleraceus cultivar Zhongwan6 chromosome 3, CAAS_Psat_ZW6_1.0, whole genome shotgun sequence genome:
- the LOC127130006 gene encoding uncharacterized protein LOC127130006, with protein MRKVAWDTLVRCYSGDASMKKVKIQYLRKHYENLNMKNNEKTPNYISRVILITNEMKSCGETLSGEIIIEKDCCSNKERKLEEENLARGDSDDEPVLLMAYESDDDEPVRLMISDFEGDFEMSQSQKMTLNLKSSLILNMSQNQKMSQNMKVLKMSQSMKVLKKSQNMRILKLKLSQKMTLKLKEKLPLKRTLTLKVSQNHKNKSEGDSKDEEDFKGESDSEGEFDFDDNPYSRGNLISGNGASRGRASEVRASEDIDSDSEDELEPENDSESESESEGEMYSKEESDSDGDPDSGNIPDSKGGHASEVGSSGVPSYDIFLESEGSKQVQRPERIRNIPRRFVEFDMLKDTKVDSKGKLFKLPKNKKAIGVRWVCKVKLKPNGSIGKHKARLVVKGFLQKLGLDYIEVFALVSRYETIRLVITIVANKNWTLMHLDVNYAFLNRPLEEEDYVSHPPRFKKKNQEVIVYRLHKALYGLKQASRA; from the exons ATGAGGAAAgttgcgtgggacacactggtgCGGTGCTACAGCGGTGATGCatcaatgaagaaggtgaagaTTCAATATCTACGCAAGCAttatgagaatctcaacatgaagaacaatgagaagaCACCTAactacatctccagagtgattctgatcacaaatgagatgaagtcgtgTGGGGAAACTCTTTCTGGAGAAAttatcattgagaag GATTGTTGTtcaaacaaggaaaggaagtTAGAAGAAGAAAACCTAGCTAGaggagattctgatgatgaaccTGTGTTATTGATGGCTTATGAATCTGATGATGATGAACCTGTGCGATTAATGATTTCCGATTTTGAAGGAGACTTTGAAATGAGTCAGAGTCAAAagatgactctgaatctgaagtCGAGTCTCATTCTAAATATGAGTCAGAATCAAAAGATGAGTCAGAATATGAAGGTTTTGAAGATGAGTCAAAGTATGAAGGTTCTGAAGAAGAGTCAAAATATGAGGATTCTGAAGTTGAAGTTGAGTCAGAAGATGACTCTGAAGCTGAAGGAGAAGTTGCCACTAAAGAGGACTCTTACTTTGAAGGTGAgtcaaaatcataaaaataagTCTGAAGGTGACTCTAAAGATGAAGAAGACTTTAAAGGCGAGTCTGACTCGGAAGGTGAATTTGACTTTGATGATAATCCATATTCTAGAGGTAATTTAATCTCTGGAAATGGAGCTTCTAGAGGTCGAGCTTCTGAAGTAAGAGCTTCTGAAGAtattgattctgattctgaagatgagtTAGAGCCTGAAAATGATTCTGAGAGTGAGTCAGAATCAGAAGGCGAGATGTATTCTAAGGAAGAATCTGATTCTGATGGTGATCCAGATTCTGGGAATATTCCAGATTCTAAAGGTGGTCATGCTTCTGAAGTCGGTAGTTCTGGAGTTCCATCATATGATATTTTTCTAGAATCAGAAGGTTCTAAACAAGTTCAGAGGCCAGAAAGAATCAGAAACATTCCAAGAAGGTTTGTAGAGTTTGACATGCTAAAAGATACTAAAGTAGATTCTAAAgggaagttattca aacttccaaagaacaagaaagccATCGGTGTGAGATGGGTTTGTAAGGTGAAGCTAAAGCCAAATGGATCAATTggcaaacacaaagcaaggttagttGTGAAAGGTTTTCTGCAGAAACTTGGGTTAGATTACATTGAAGTCTTTGCGCTTGTATCAAGATATGAAACAATCAGGCTAGTAATTACGATAGTTGCTAACAAGAATTGGACTCTAATGCATTTAGACGTGAACTATGCATTTTTGAACCGTCCATTAGAAGAAGAGGATTATGTGTCACATCCTCCTAGATTTaagaaaaagaatcaggaagTGATTGTGTACAGATTACACAAAGCTTTGTATGGACTGAAGCAAGCCTCTAGAGCTTAa